The following proteins are co-located in the Imtechella halotolerans genome:
- a CDS encoding 3'-5' exonuclease, with product MWYWLKNRIRKEEELPEFWNTYASTFKETLSNDLTEVRFIVLDTETTGFSFDFDRILSIGALELQNHRINVKNDFEVFIETTRFNPKTVPIHGIIKGHKYQKMTETEALQHFLAYIGNSVLVAHHAAFDINMLNAALKRMGLPPLKNKVLDTAVLFKSTKIINYLLKNDKNFSLDEVCDELNIPMHDRHTASGDALLTALAFLKIVTKLNKKKKQTLKSLLSIGS from the coding sequence ATGTGGTACTGGTTAAAAAATAGAATCCGTAAAGAAGAGGAATTACCTGAATTCTGGAATACCTATGCTTCTACATTTAAGGAAACACTTTCAAATGACCTCACTGAGGTACGTTTTATTGTTTTGGATACTGAAACCACAGGTTTTAGTTTTGACTTTGATCGTATTCTGTCGATTGGGGCATTAGAACTTCAGAATCACCGCATCAATGTTAAGAATGATTTCGAAGTGTTTATAGAAACCACCCGTTTCAATCCAAAGACTGTTCCGATACATGGCATAATTAAAGGTCATAAGTATCAAAAAATGACAGAGACAGAAGCGCTACAACATTTTTTGGCCTATATAGGCAATAGCGTTTTAGTGGCTCATCATGCAGCTTTTGACATCAATATGCTAAATGCAGCTCTTAAACGTATGGGTTTACCTCCACTAAAAAACAAAGTTCTTGATACCGCTGTTCTATTTAAAAGCACTAAAATCATCAATTACCTATTAAAAAATGATAAGAATTTTTCGCTGGACGAAGTATGTGATGAATTAAACATACCGATGCATGACAGGCATACTGCCTCTGGTGATGCGTTACTCACAGCACTGGCCTTTCTAAAAATAGTAACTAAACTCAACAAAAAGAAAAAGCAAACTCTAAAGAGTTTGCTTTCTATTGGGTCATAA
- a CDS encoding SAM hydrolase/SAM-dependent halogenase family protein, translating to MAIITLTTDFGEKDYYAGALKGAIYSELGSVNLIDITHSVSPFNTYQAAYLLRNSYKHFPKGTVHLIGVDTERTLENTHIAMAFDGHYFIGADNGILSLLTAHKQYDKLVEIALPQQEQSAFSSLDIFAKVACHIARGGTLEVIGKPFTQLKEVVDFIPVLNQNMSQLAGKIIYIDNYGNVITNITKAYFEQVRQGRPYEVMARNYRFQEIYNTYSEAINFSVPKSKRNDDGKKLALFNSSGHLEIAIYKSNLETVGGASTLLGLQYLDPVSINFL from the coding sequence ATGGCGATTATTACTTTAACGACAGATTTCGGAGAAAAAGACTATTATGCCGGAGCGCTTAAGGGCGCCATCTACTCTGAATTAGGTTCGGTCAACTTGATAGATATTACCCACTCTGTGAGCCCCTTTAATACCTATCAAGCGGCCTATTTACTCCGTAATTCATATAAACACTTCCCTAAAGGAACGGTACATCTTATCGGTGTTGATACAGAACGCACCCTAGAAAACACCCATATTGCAATGGCTTTTGATGGTCATTATTTTATTGGGGCGGACAATGGAATCCTATCCCTGCTAACTGCCCACAAACAATACGACAAGCTTGTTGAGATTGCTTTACCTCAACAAGAACAGTCGGCATTTTCTTCCTTGGATATTTTTGCAAAAGTGGCCTGTCATATAGCACGAGGAGGAACCCTTGAAGTTATTGGAAAACCATTTACCCAGTTAAAGGAAGTGGTAGATTTCATCCCCGTATTGAATCAAAATATGTCTCAATTGGCGGGTAAGATCATATATATAGACAATTACGGCAATGTGATTACTAATATCACAAAGGCCTACTTTGAACAAGTACGTCAGGGACGACCTTATGAAGTAATGGCCAGAAACTATCGTTTTCAAGAAATATATAACACCTATAGTGAAGCTATCAATTTCAGTGTCCCCAAGTCAAAACGAAATGATGATGGGAAAAAATTAGCCTTATTCAATAGTAGTGGCCATCTTGAAATTGCCATATACAAGAGTAATCTAGAAACTGTTGGTGGGGCCTCCACCCTACTTGGTCTGCAATACCTTGACCCAGTATCCATCAATTTTTTATAA
- a CDS encoding phosphoribosylaminoimidazolesuccinocarboxamide synthase, translated as MSKTITQTDFNFPGQKSVYHGKVREVYAINDELLVMIATDRLSAFDVVMPKGIPYKGQILNQIATKFMAQTQDIVPNWLIATPDPNVAVGHLCTPFKVEMVIRGYLSGHAGREYAAGKRILCGVAMPDGMKENDKFPEPIITPATKADNGAHDEDISREDIIAKGIVSEEDYIQLENYTRALFQRGTEIAAKRGLILVDTKYEFGKTKDGKIVLIDEIHTPDSSRYFYAEGYEQRQEKGEAQKQLSKEFVRQWLISQGFQGKEGQEVPFMSDEYIESISERYIELYENIMGEPFVKADVTDINQRIEKNVLAYLAK; from the coding sequence ATGAGCAAAACAATTACTCAAACAGATTTTAATTTTCCAGGACAGAAGTCGGTTTATCATGGTAAAGTACGTGAGGTATACGCCATTAATGATGAACTTTTGGTAATGATTGCTACCGACCGACTTTCGGCTTTTGATGTAGTAATGCCAAAGGGAATACCTTATAAAGGACAAATTCTAAATCAGATTGCGACTAAATTTATGGCACAGACACAAGATATTGTGCCCAATTGGCTTATAGCTACACCGGATCCAAATGTGGCAGTAGGACATTTATGTACTCCATTTAAAGTAGAGATGGTTATTCGCGGTTATTTATCGGGTCATGCAGGAAGAGAATATGCAGCAGGAAAACGCATCCTATGTGGTGTAGCCATGCCTGATGGAATGAAAGAGAATGATAAATTCCCAGAGCCAATAATCACTCCGGCTACCAAGGCGGATAATGGCGCTCATGACGAGGATATTTCAAGAGAAGACATCATCGCTAAAGGAATTGTATCTGAAGAGGATTATATCCAACTAGAAAACTATACCAGGGCATTATTCCAGAGAGGGACTGAAATTGCGGCAAAGAGAGGACTTATTCTGGTAGATACTAAATATGAATTTGGGAAAACCAAGGATGGAAAGATTGTACTAATTGATGAAATTCACACGCCGGATTCTTCTCGTTATTTTTATGCTGAAGGCTATGAACAGCGTCAAGAAAAAGGGGAAGCTCAGAAGCAATTGTCCAAAGAATTTGTTAGACAATGGCTTATTTCGCAAGGATTTCAAGGGAAAGAGGGACAAGAGGTTCCCTTTATGAGTGATGAATATATTGAGTCTATCTCTGAGCGTTATATCGAACTTTACGAGAATATAATGGGAGAACCATTTGTGAAGGCGGATGTAACGGATATCAATCAACGTATTGAAAAGAATGTATTAGCGTATTTGGCAAAGTAA
- the gldF gene encoding gliding motility-associated ABC transporter permease subunit GldF encodes MIALFKKEISSFFASPIGYLVIAVFLILNGLFLWVFEGNFNILDSGFADLLPFFQLTPWIFIFLIPAITMKSFSEEKKMGTLELLFTKPISLWSMVIGKYVAALFLTILALIPTILYVWTVWQLGNPAGNLDIGSTLGSYIGLLFLAMSYTAIGIFASTLSTNQIVAFMLAVLFSFFLYYGIDEVIQLLFNTETTWSLKAHFDSIGRGVIDTRDLIYFISMAVFFLYLTVLSLKRN; translated from the coding sequence ATGATAGCATTGTTTAAAAAAGAAATCAGTTCATTTTTCGCCTCACCCATAGGCTATTTGGTAATTGCTGTTTTTCTCATTCTCAACGGTCTTTTTTTATGGGTATTTGAAGGCAACTTCAATATATTGGATAGCGGATTTGCTGATTTACTTCCTTTCTTTCAGCTTACTCCCTGGATATTTATCTTTTTAATTCCAGCTATTACCATGAAAAGCTTTTCAGAAGAAAAGAAAATGGGAACCTTGGAACTGCTGTTTACAAAACCTATCAGTCTTTGGTCAATGGTTATTGGTAAATATGTAGCCGCTCTTTTTCTTACCATACTAGCACTAATCCCTACCATTCTATATGTATGGACGGTATGGCAGCTTGGAAATCCTGCAGGTAATTTAGATATTGGTAGTACATTAGGATCCTATATTGGACTTCTTTTTTTAGCCATGTCTTACACTGCCATAGGTATTTTTGCTTCTACCCTTTCAACAAATCAGATTGTGGCATTCATGCTTGCGGTATTGTTTAGTTTTTTCCTGTATTATGGCATTGATGAAGTCATTCAGTTGCTATTTAATACAGAAACTACTTGGAGCCTTAAAGCACATTTTGACAGTATAGGAAGAGGTGTTATAGATACACGAGATCTCATTTATTTCATATCCATGGCCGTGTTTTTCCTATACCTTACTGTATTATCACTTAAGCGCAATTAA
- a CDS encoding putative quinol monooxygenase, translating into MLVRIVKMTFDSQHINEFKDTFEAHKHLIRNFKGCTFLELYQDLKQPEVFFTYSYWETEEALNTYRDSELFKKVWSTTKVWFSAKPEAWSVQKIVSLS; encoded by the coding sequence ATGCTTGTACGAATTGTAAAAATGACTTTTGACTCCCAACATATCAATGAATTCAAAGACACTTTTGAGGCCCATAAACACCTTATAAGAAATTTTAAAGGGTGTACTTTTCTTGAACTATATCAAGACTTGAAACAACCAGAGGTATTTTTCACCTATAGTTATTGGGAAACTGAAGAAGCACTTAATACCTACAGGGATTCGGAGTTGTTTAAAAAAGTATGGTCTACTACCAAAGTATGGTTTTCTGCAAAACCAGAAGCCTGGAGTGTTCAAAAAATAGTAAGTTTGTCGTAA
- the acs gene encoding acetate--CoA ligase, which yields MSNYHIKTFEEYFHIYRKSVREPENFWEEVAEEHFVWRKRWDNVLRWDFSKPEIAWFEGAQLNITENCLDRHLRTRGDKTAILFEPNNPNEPAQHITYTELYERVCKMANVLKAKGIKKGDRVCIYLPMIPELSVALLACARIGAIHSVVFAGFSSTALSTRINDSSCKMVITSDGSYRGNKSIDLKGIVDEALEQCPTVESVLVVNRVGSSIHMEQGRDEWIQPLLDAAQPHCEPEVMEAEDPLFILYTSGSTGKPKGMVHTTAGYMVFIAYTFKNIFQYREPDIFWCTADIGWITGHSYIVYGPLLNGATSVLFEGVPSYPDFGRFWEIVEKHSITHFYTAPTAIRALAKEDLNYVEKYNLSSLKVLGSVGEPINEEAWHWYNDHVGKKKSPIVDTWWQTETGGILISPIPYVTPTKPTYATLPLPGIQPALMDENGQEIKGNQVDGRLCVKFPWPSMARTIWGDHERYRTTYFTAFEGKYFTGDGALRDEVGYYRITGRVDDVIIVSGHNLGTAPIEDAINEHPAVAESAIVGFPHDVKGNALYGFVMLKDVGEVRDRDNLRKEINQQISDRIGPIAKLDKIQFVEGLPKTRSGKIMRRILRKIAGNETENLGDTSTLLDPEVVQQIIKDRL from the coding sequence ATGAGTAATTACCACATTAAGACCTTTGAAGAGTACTTTCATATTTATCGTAAATCTGTTCGTGAACCTGAAAATTTTTGGGAAGAAGTAGCCGAGGAGCATTTTGTTTGGCGTAAAAGATGGGACAATGTCTTGCGATGGGATTTTAGTAAGCCTGAAATCGCATGGTTTGAAGGAGCACAATTGAATATTACAGAAAATTGCTTAGATCGTCACCTAAGAACTAGAGGGGATAAAACCGCTATTCTTTTTGAACCTAATAATCCTAATGAACCTGCGCAGCACATTACATACACTGAATTATATGAACGGGTATGCAAGATGGCCAATGTATTAAAAGCAAAAGGTATCAAAAAAGGGGATAGGGTATGTATTTACCTTCCTATGATTCCAGAATTGTCAGTGGCGTTATTGGCGTGTGCACGTATAGGAGCCATACATTCAGTGGTATTTGCTGGTTTCTCTTCTACAGCCTTATCCACTCGTATTAATGATTCAAGCTGTAAAATGGTTATCACTTCTGATGGGTCTTATCGTGGAAACAAATCTATTGACCTTAAAGGAATTGTTGATGAAGCTTTGGAACAATGTCCTACAGTAGAAAGTGTACTTGTAGTTAACCGAGTTGGAAGTTCTATTCATATGGAGCAGGGAAGAGATGAATGGATACAACCATTATTGGATGCTGCACAACCGCACTGTGAACCAGAGGTGATGGAGGCTGAGGACCCGCTGTTTATATTATATACTTCGGGATCCACCGGAAAACCTAAAGGAATGGTGCATACTACTGCGGGTTATATGGTATTTATAGCGTATACATTTAAAAATATTTTTCAATATAGAGAACCAGATATTTTTTGGTGTACAGCGGATATTGGATGGATAACTGGACATAGTTATATTGTTTACGGTCCTTTACTCAATGGAGCAACCTCCGTATTGTTTGAGGGAGTACCAAGTTATCCTGACTTTGGTCGTTTTTGGGAAATTGTAGAAAAGCATAGTATTACCCATTTTTATACAGCACCTACGGCTATTAGAGCATTAGCTAAGGAAGATTTGAATTATGTAGAAAAATATAATTTAAGCTCTCTTAAAGTACTTGGTTCTGTTGGAGAACCAATTAATGAAGAAGCCTGGCACTGGTATAATGATCACGTAGGGAAGAAAAAGAGCCCTATTGTTGATACTTGGTGGCAAACGGAAACTGGAGGAATTCTGATTTCTCCAATACCATATGTAACGCCAACCAAGCCGACCTATGCCACTTTACCTTTACCTGGAATTCAACCAGCTTTAATGGATGAAAATGGTCAAGAGATAAAAGGAAATCAAGTGGATGGAAGATTGTGTGTCAAGTTTCCATGGCCATCAATGGCACGAACCATTTGGGGCGATCACGAACGTTATAGAACCACTTATTTTACCGCATTTGAAGGAAAGTATTTTACGGGCGATGGTGCTTTAAGGGATGAGGTTGGCTATTATCGTATAACTGGTAGAGTCGATGATGTAATCATAGTATCTGGCCATAATCTTGGTACTGCGCCTATAGAAGATGCTATTAATGAACATCCGGCTGTGGCAGAATCCGCTATTGTTGGATTCCCTCATGATGTAAAAGGCAATGCACTTTATGGATTTGTGATGTTAAAAGATGTGGGAGAAGTGCGTGATCGAGATAATTTAAGAAAGGAAATTAACCAACAAATCTCGGATAGAATTGGACCTATTGCCAAATTAGATAAAATTCAATTTGTTGAAGGATTGCCTAAAACCAGAAGTGGTAAAATTATGCGTAGAATTTTACGTAAGATTGCCGGCAATGAAACTGAAAATTTAGGGGATACTAGTACGCTATTAGATCCAGAGGTTGTACAACAAATTATAAAAGATCGATTGTAG
- a CDS encoding EamA family transporter translates to MSKYLFCHLIPCTFASSFSGGDAMKNQPYFWAAFVAFFIWGFFSLALKPIAHYPSLDILFFRVFMSVGMLSLINLGMRRKKGQKDMADFKALPARDKKQTISLTVVGALLLAANWLVFIYVMNHVSVNAAAFAYLVCPILTTVFAYAFLKEKLSRIQWLAVSSSAFACVLLSFGHIMEVVYSLVVAATYALYLVSQRKNNKADKLWSLNIQLVIVALLLAPFFPILSGPIPTEHIFYICLSFIVVIFTIIPLFLNLYALKGVNSATVGILIYINPIINFLLAITYFKEEVTSLQLAGYGLILFSIVLFNEKALRGNPKVLAWKTMRKR, encoded by the coding sequence ATGTCAAAATACCTTTTTTGTCATTTAATTCCATGTACATTTGCATCTTCTTTTTCAGGAGGAGATGCTATGAAAAATCAACCGTACTTTTGGGCAGCTTTTGTTGCGTTCTTCATTTGGGGCTTTTTTAGTTTAGCCTTAAAACCAATTGCTCATTACCCTTCATTAGACATTCTTTTTTTTAGGGTGTTTATGAGTGTTGGTATGCTTTCTCTAATCAATTTGGGGATGCGAAGAAAAAAAGGTCAAAAAGACATGGCTGATTTCAAGGCACTCCCAGCTAGGGATAAGAAACAAACCATTTCACTTACCGTGGTGGGCGCCTTACTACTTGCCGCCAATTGGCTTGTTTTTATTTATGTTATGAACCACGTGAGTGTAAATGCTGCTGCCTTTGCTTACCTAGTATGCCCTATACTTACGACGGTGTTTGCCTATGCATTTTTAAAGGAGAAACTTTCACGAATTCAATGGTTAGCCGTTAGCAGTAGTGCATTTGCATGTGTTCTCCTATCATTTGGACATATCATGGAAGTGGTGTATAGCCTTGTCGTAGCGGCAACCTATGCCTTGTACCTGGTTAGTCAACGTAAAAACAACAAGGCCGATAAATTGTGGTCACTTAATATTCAGCTTGTAATCGTCGCGCTTTTATTAGCTCCTTTTTTTCCGATTCTAAGCGGACCTATTCCTACTGAGCATATCTTTTATATTTGCCTATCATTCATAGTGGTTATCTTTACAATCATCCCACTATTCCTCAATTTATACGCTCTTAAAGGAGTAAATTCTGCCACAGTTGGTATTTTGATCTATATAAATCCAATTATCAATTTCTTATTAGCCATCACCTATTTCAAAGAAGAAGTTACTTCACTGCAACTCGCAGGATATGGGCTTATCCTTTTTTCTATAGTCCTCTTTAACGAAAAAGCCTTAAGAGGTAATCCAAAGGTGTTGGCTTGGAAAACCATGCGCAAGCGATAA
- a CDS encoding NUDIX hydrolase, which yields MIEQIAILDALGQDTLQQCSKEKAHRYGFFHATAHLWLYTEDKKILWQKRSFSKSNFPGLWDVSVAGHITAGESPLAAILRETKEELGLELNADQLTFIGRIKEIHQHSPVFIDSEFHYIYIAELPIAISALTLQKEEVHSIELRPLDSLKNAWEKLGYVPHKTAYYQWVWHHLNNSLRTSTL from the coding sequence ATGATAGAACAAATAGCCATACTCGATGCGTTAGGTCAAGATACCCTGCAGCAATGCAGTAAAGAAAAGGCGCATCGGTATGGTTTTTTTCATGCCACCGCCCATTTATGGCTGTATACAGAAGATAAAAAGATCCTCTGGCAGAAACGTTCCTTCTCCAAATCTAATTTTCCAGGTTTATGGGATGTGTCGGTAGCGGGTCATATTACCGCAGGTGAATCACCACTAGCAGCAATTCTTCGAGAAACAAAAGAAGAATTAGGATTAGAACTTAATGCGGACCAACTAACCTTTATTGGTAGAATTAAAGAAATTCATCAGCACAGCCCCGTTTTTATTGATTCGGAATTTCATTATATATACATAGCCGAATTACCTATAGCTATTTCCGCACTAACGCTTCAGAAGGAAGAAGTACATTCCATCGAACTTCGCCCATTGGATTCACTAAAAAATGCATGGGAAAAATTGGGATATGTACCCCACAAAACAGCCTATTATCAATGGGTTTGGCATCATCTAAATAATAGTTTACGTACCTCTACCCTTTAA
- a CDS encoding PhoH family protein gives MNELILELTEINPREFFGEQNANIELLKKYFPKLKIVARGNKIIVFGDEEMLEEFDKRVDMLVTHFGKYNKLDQNSIERILTSDDLGALEEPEGKGGDVLVHGVNGRLIRPQTANQRKLIDLMKKNDMVFAIGPAGTGKTYTGVALAVKALKEKQVKRIILTRPAVEAGENLGFLPGDLKEKLDPYMQPLYDALRDMIPPEKLASFIENGIIQIAPLAFMRGRTLDNAFVILDEAQNTTHAQMKMFLTRMGKNAKFMITGDPGQIDLPRRVISGLKEALLVLGNVKGIGVVYLDDKDVIRHRLVKDIIEAYKKIEHDGGQ, from the coding sequence TTGAACGAACTAATTTTAGAACTTACCGAAATCAACCCAAGAGAATTTTTTGGCGAACAGAATGCCAATATCGAACTCCTAAAAAAGTATTTTCCTAAATTGAAAATTGTAGCCCGAGGTAATAAGATTATAGTCTTTGGTGATGAAGAAATGCTGGAAGAATTTGACAAAAGAGTAGATATGCTTGTTACTCATTTTGGAAAGTATAATAAACTTGATCAAAATAGTATCGAACGTATTTTAACTAGTGATGATTTGGGCGCACTGGAAGAACCGGAAGGTAAAGGCGGAGATGTGCTTGTCCATGGAGTAAATGGACGTCTAATACGTCCACAGACAGCCAATCAACGCAAGTTAATTGATCTGATGAAAAAGAATGATATGGTATTTGCTATTGGACCAGCAGGGACCGGTAAAACCTATACAGGGGTAGCCTTGGCGGTAAAAGCACTTAAGGAAAAACAAGTAAAACGTATCATACTCACGAGACCTGCGGTAGAAGCTGGCGAGAATTTAGGGTTCTTACCAGGTGATTTAAAGGAAAAGCTAGATCCGTATATGCAGCCGTTATATGATGCTCTAAGGGATATGATTCCACCAGAGAAATTGGCTTCTTTTATCGAAAATGGGATCATTCAAATAGCACCATTGGCATTTATGAGAGGGCGTACCTTAGATAATGCCTTTGTTATTCTTGATGAGGCTCAAAACACCACTCATGCTCAAATGAAAATGTTCCTCACACGTATGGGTAAAAATGCCAAGTTTATGATTACAGGGGACCCTGGGCAAATTGATTTACCTAGAAGAGTTATTTCGGGGCTTAAAGAAGCTTTGTTAGTCCTTGGAAACGTAAAAGGAATTGGGGTGGTTTATTTAGATGACAAGGATGTTATTCGTCACAGATTAGTGAAAGATATCATTGAAGCCTATAAGAAAATTGAACATGATGGCGGGCAATAA
- a CDS encoding DUF294 nucleotidyltransferase-like domain-containing protein — protein MKNTIAERVLEFLKKYPPFDIISKQDLLDIAKETVIVYLEKEQVLFDEDQPLHPHFYIVKEGAILLTETKNSQIELVDVCDEGELFGLRPLVAKDHYKMRAIANEESIVYAISVEAFKPILEKDKTVALYMVESFASKTKNPFAIDSSKNIFATPYDGLTQRNDRLFELQPIQFTKKTITATASHTVQQISQKMTKYSIGSMIITDEEQLPVGIITDKDIRKKIATGTYTPETTAGEIMISPVLTFTDKMSIAEAQLNMMKNDIRHLVLTKDGTPESPLIGILTEQDILVSQGNSVSGLMKAIKRARKSKHLRNIRQQVSQLLEGYIYQNIPMTLTSNIIHEINEAITVRAIEISLSRMDSKPPVSFAWMSLGSHGRGEQLLITDQDNALVFHDVDPKEYQVTKAYFLELAERVTKMLNKIGYEYCPADMMARNPKWCLSLSEWKDQFNHWIYKAGNEEILLCSIFFDFNCTYGDVTLVNELSSSIFSSTQNNDLFFAVLGRSALHSPSPLGFFRQFLVEQDGEHKDSFDIKSRAMMPLTDIGRVLILSHQVKHINNTAARFEKLADLEPQNKELYLSCSYAAKALLKFRTKHGLMHDDGGRYIRLKELTKEERMKLKRCFKIINDVQELVKIRFKITPFL, from the coding sequence ATGAAAAACACCATAGCCGAACGTGTACTGGAATTTCTAAAAAAGTACCCTCCCTTTGATATTATTTCAAAACAGGATTTACTTGACATTGCCAAAGAGACCGTTATTGTGTATTTGGAGAAAGAACAGGTGCTTTTTGATGAAGATCAACCTTTACACCCACATTTCTACATTGTAAAAGAAGGTGCCATTTTACTGACTGAAACGAAAAATTCTCAAATTGAATTGGTAGACGTTTGCGATGAAGGCGAACTATTCGGACTTCGCCCTCTTGTAGCAAAAGACCATTATAAAATGCGTGCCATAGCCAACGAAGAATCCATAGTGTATGCTATTTCTGTGGAAGCTTTTAAACCCATATTAGAAAAGGACAAAACCGTAGCACTATATATGGTAGAAAGTTTTGCCTCCAAAACTAAAAATCCATTTGCTATTGATTCCAGTAAAAATATTTTTGCCACACCCTATGACGGACTAACGCAAAGAAATGACCGTCTCTTTGAATTACAGCCCATACAATTCACAAAGAAAACAATTACTGCAACCGCATCTCATACTGTGCAACAGATCTCACAAAAGATGACTAAATATAGTATCGGAAGTATGATCATCACTGATGAAGAGCAATTACCAGTTGGTATCATAACGGATAAAGATATTAGGAAAAAAATTGCCACAGGCACCTACACTCCTGAAACTACTGCCGGAGAAATTATGATTTCACCCGTACTTACCTTTACAGACAAAATGAGTATTGCTGAGGCGCAACTGAACATGATGAAAAATGATATCCGACATCTCGTTCTCACCAAAGATGGCACACCAGAATCTCCTCTTATTGGAATTCTAACTGAACAAGATATTTTGGTATCCCAGGGAAATAGTGTAAGTGGCCTTATGAAAGCCATTAAACGAGCAAGAAAGTCTAAACACCTGCGAAATATTCGTCAGCAAGTAAGTCAATTACTTGAAGGTTATATCTACCAAAATATACCGATGACATTGACCTCTAATATCATTCATGAGATTAATGAAGCGATAACAGTTCGAGCAATAGAAATATCTTTATCAAGAATGGACAGCAAACCACCGGTTAGTTTTGCCTGGATGAGTTTGGGGAGCCACGGAAGAGGAGAACAACTCCTAATTACAGATCAAGATAATGCGCTTGTATTTCATGATGTAGATCCAAAAGAATACCAAGTCACTAAAGCTTATTTTCTGGAGTTAGCAGAGAGAGTTACGAAAATGCTGAACAAAATTGGATATGAATACTGTCCTGCCGATATGATGGCTCGCAACCCTAAGTGGTGCCTAAGTCTAAGTGAATGGAAAGACCAGTTCAATCACTGGATTTACAAAGCGGGCAATGAAGAAATATTGTTATGCAGTATCTTTTTTGATTTTAATTGCACCTATGGCGACGTTACTTTAGTTAATGAACTTTCTTCAAGCATATTTAGTTCGACTCAAAACAATGATCTATTTTTTGCCGTACTGGGAAGAAGCGCACTTCACAGCCCTTCTCCTTTAGGCTTTTTCAGACAATTTTTAGTAGAACAAGATGGAGAACACAAAGATTCATTTGATATAAAGTCAAGAGCTATGATGCCATTGACCGATATAGGAAGGGTACTCATTCTCTCTCACCAGGTGAAGCACATTAACAATACTGCGGCACGCTTTGAAAAACTGGCAGATCTAGAACCTCAAAACAAAGAACTATACCTTTCCTGCTCTTATGCTGCAAAAGCATTATTAAAATTTAGAACCAAGCATGGGTTAATGCATGATGATGGTGGTCGATATATTCGACTAAAGGAACTTACTAAGGAAGAACGAATGAAATTAAAACGTTGCTTCAAGATTATTAATGATGTACAGGAACTGGTAAAAATACGTTTTAAAATAACCCCTTTCCTATAA